The region CCACAACACAAGCCCATGCCAGACTCTCTGTGCTAGCCAGCTCGTCTGAAGCCCACCTGCTGCATGGGGCGCAGGTAGATGATGCGGTTCCTCTCGGGGGGCATGCGCAGTATCTGGTCCAGCACCTGATCCATGTTCAGCTTTTTGCACTGTGCGTAATCAAAGCGGTTCACAATGGGGGCATTCTCTATCCTCAGGTGCTTCAGCACGCGGCACCTGGTAGCTGGGAAGAGGGAGAAGAGATCAGGccaagaaaacacaaaaatgcagaaatgctGCACGAGACATACGTGCCCACCTTACCGTGAATGAACATCATTTTGGGGCAGTCTTTCAACACTAAGTCCGTTATTCCGCAGTTTGTTAACGTGATCCCCACCAGGTTTTTGGATTTTAGAGTCAGCACCTGCAAAGCACAGAGACACAAATTAGCAGAGCATACTGCTGATGCACTGCCACCCAGTGGCTAAGAGCAGTACTGCTTAACTTTGTACACCGATTTCAGGGGTTGCCTCTGATTCAACAAAATGGGGCAGGACAATACGACACACAATGCTAGAACATCTTCTTTTAAACAGAGCTGATTCAAGTGCACAATAGGATTTCCATTGTGAGGTTCATAACAACATCCTGGCTAGCGCTGAGTAGCTTGTAGCCCACAGTAGTCTCAGTTCTTTTTCATCTTCAATCACTTTGTATTTTGTCAGTGCTCTCGTACCTGCACATGGTCGTCCTCAGTGACAGGGTCGCTGGTGCTCGTGGATTTGTCTGCGGTTCGTTTCCGTTTCACAGAGGCCCGCGGCTTTGGTTTGGAGAGCTCTGCGAGGGAAGAGTTCAAactttggtgttttggtgtttaaaAGTTTGGAGGAATATAACAACTTTGGGAAAGTTAAACAATGAGCTACTcaatcacactgccttccacaccgCAGCCAGGCATTTTAGTAAGTAAAATGTGATGCCATCGGTGGGTTGGTTGTCCTACAGCAGCAATACAGAGGTACCGATGAACCCTACCTGTCTCGGAGACCAGAGGCACGAGGGACAGCCTGCTCCTGGCTCTGGTGACGGGTCGGTGTGGGTAACCATCGCACAGCCTCCTGtcctgccccctgccccctgcccctTCCTCAGAGGAGTGCCTACTAGTCCTACTGCTGCCCTGCGGCACTGGACCACCTTGAGTCCTGGGAGGGGTCTCATTGGCCCCCCCGGGCAGTGTTCCAGGGCCTGTCCCCTGCTCTCTGGCCATGCAGCCAGGAGGCTCGTTTGCGCCGGCTCGAGTCCTGCCCTCTACAGTGGGCCGAGTCCTGCTGCAAGTGCAGCGCACCACTCCCTCGTTGCTGCCTCCTGCCCCTGGCTGCACTCGACTAGCAGCAGAGGCATCCCTCCAGCGCATGGAGCACGTGCATCGCCCGTCCCCCGTGCGACCCATGTTTGAATTCGCCCCCCTGCCTCCCCGCTCGGGGGTCTCGACAGCAGCCTTCATGTCGGCCTTGATTTGCTCGCTGGTCACCTGGCAGCCCTTCTCACAGCACTGCTCCAGAACGGGGGCCCCTCGTCGCCGCAGGGGGGTCTTCCCTTTACCTGGGGGAGAAAGGGGGGCATTGCGCCATTACAGTGTAACACAATGACTTggctctagagcaggggtgtccaggagggccactccaggtttaacagtgacatcattaactacttcagggtttgGATGGAGGTTTATTTGGGTCAAGTAAAGAATTTAGAACAggtttggaacaaaaaccaggactgGAGTGACTGCTGTGCTTTCGGATCTGTGTGTGTGAACTCACTGCTGTATTTCCCTGGCTCCTCAGTGTATCCTGAAGCCGCCCGCTCCTCAGTGCCGGCTGGCCTCTCCCCGTCCTCCTCGTCTTCACTGTCTGAATCGGGCACCACTATGGGCAGCTTCTTCACTGCGGGCTGCACTCCACTGGGGCCTGAGGGAGACACACAGCTTTGGAACACTAACAAACTACCAAAGCCCTAGACTGCTAgctattaacaaacacacacatatgtttTATGCCTGGATTTAAAGGTGGACAGGGCATTGCATAACACTGCCCATTCATTTGATATACGGCTGCTTGAGCTCTGGCTACGAGGTGACAATCCTTGCTGTTGTACAATCAGAAATGTCGTACCTGCTTGTTCCTCGTCCACCTCCATGGGTTTGACAGCCTGTGTGGGTCCCGGGGTGTCCTGTGGACTGCCTGCTACAACCCCTGCCTCGGCTTCCATGTTCTCCTGCACGGCTTCCTCCATGCCATTGAGCTCTGGAAAGAGTGCAGCAGgacgagggggagagagagagtgtgaggggGGCGTTTCAAACctgacactgactgacacacacacatcttcTGACCCAGCACAAACTGGGCACCTCTTTAcccagaaaagaaaaagaaacgtCAGCAAAAAGGAACACAGCTGCATATTGTCTTTaatgaaaaatcaatttctagtttaaaaaaataaaaacagctaggAGAACTGAAGTGCCCGGGCCCCGTGCCGTACCCTCGGCGTGGAGCTGCTGCTCGGGGGCACCCTCCTCCTCTCTTGGCTCGTCGTTCCCGGGCGGCGCAATGTTGCCGTTGTTGTTCtgatggttgttgttgttgttgtcgttgttgttgGAGTTCTGGTTGCTGACGAGAGCCGAGGAGACTCCGATCCCTGTGCCGGCACTCAAACCCACGCGGGCACAGCCCTGCAGAGAGAACCAGCACAATTCATTACACCCGGAAATGCAGAGAGAACCAGCGCAACTCATTACACCTGGAATGAAGACATCACGTGCCTCCGAGAGTAGAATACATACTAGGGTTGGTACATTTAGCATTTACCCACGGTTAGCCacgtttttaaatatgcttcactACATctccatgctttaccatgctttcactgtgctttattacactatgctaCGCTTTTACTATTGGGAAACCTTTGCGATAATCGGCAACTGAAATTTTCATTATTGTCCAACAGAAATACATTtcgaaatacaaaaagaaacttaaatgacAAGTCTTTCTctcccaaaaacaaaacaaaaagcacaatacCATTGAATTGAACtttctttaagtatttctaaattcaac is a window of Polyodon spathula isolate WHYD16114869_AA chromosome 12, ASM1765450v1, whole genome shotgun sequence DNA encoding:
- the LOC121324391 gene encoding F-box only protein 38-like isoform X2 yields the protein MLLKKMPDLEQLYGLHPRYLERRRVRGHEAFSIPGVLEALQTCPTLLGVETSHLELVEAIWNYMPQVHILGKFRNRNGAFPIPPENKLTIPIGAKIQTLHLVGVNVPEIPCVPLLRHLYLKWVRLTKPQPFKDFLCISLRTFVMRNCAGPTNSLKYVPLVTGLASARNLEQLELVRVPFLGGLIQHVVEDSWRSGGFRNLHTIVFGACKNALEVDLGYLIITAARRLHEVRIQPSLTKDGVFSALKMAELEFPQFETLHLGYVDEFLLQCKMSHSDLVKYGLADVTENPGIITDIGMKAVNEVFTSIKYLGIYNCPHLHTPHTWITDHSRWSRLVDLTLVRCHAIKLESFSQFIETLPSLEFISLDQMFREPPKGCARVGLSAGTGIGVSSALVSNQNSNNNDNNNNNHQNNNGNIAPPGNDEPREEEGAPEQQLHAEELNGMEEAVQENMEAEAGVVAGSPQDTPGPTQAVKPMEVDEEQAGPSGVQPAVKKLPIVVPDSDSEDEEDGERPAGTEERAASGYTEEPGKYSSKGKTPLRRRGAPVLEQCCEKGCQVTSEQIKADMKAAVETPERGGRGANSNMGRTGDGRCTCSMRWRDASAASRVQPGAGGSNEGVVRCTCSRTRPTVEGRTRAGANEPPGCMAREQGTGPGTLPGGANETPPRTQGGPVPQGSSRTSRHSSEEGAGGRGQDRRLCDGYPHRPVTRARSRLSLVPLVSETELSKPKPRASVKRKRTADKSTSTSDPVTEDDHVQVLTLKSKNLVGITLTNCGITDLVLKDCPKMMFIHATRCRVLKHLRIENAPIVNRFDYAQCKKLNMDQVLDQILRMPPERNRIIYLRPMQQVDTLALEKKIFCGPYPYHVCIIHEFSNPPNVRNKVRIRSWMDTIANINQELIKYEFFPEASRTEEDVKRHPHYPWGRDIYTLEGWWTVPPTR